The window TGTTCGGCGGCCGCGAGGCGCCGGAGATCTACGCCGCGGTACACACCTGGCCGACCTGCGCGGACGTCATCATCCTCCGGGACGAGCACCGCGCCAGCGCCTACCGGGTGCCGACGTTCCCGGGCACCGACGTGTTCAGCCCGCGGGTGGTCACCTGGCAGTACCACGCCACCCCGGTCTGGACGCTGCGGGCAGTGCTCACCCTGGCGGAGCCCGGCACCCCGGGCGCGCCGCTGCAGGCGCTGCGGCCACAGCCGGAGTGCCACATCCCGCCGGAGCTGCGCCAGGACATCACGATCCGGCCGACGAGCACGACGGAGGACGACGGTGGCGGCCCGCCCGCGTGCGCCTGACGGTCTTCAGGCACCGCGGCCGAGCAGCCGCTCCGCGACCACGAGGTCGTGGGGGTAGGTGATCTTGAGGTTCTCGGGAGCCCCCGGGACCCAGCGGATCGGCAGGGAGGAGAACCGCTCCATGCAGGACGAAGTGTCCGTCCCCAGGAAACCTTCGCGCTCGGCCTGTTCGTAGGCCTCGAGCAGCGGTCCGGCCCGGAAGCCCTGAGGCGTCTGGACTCGGATCGCGCCGGGCACCTGGGCGACCAGGTGCCCGGCATCCACCCTGACGACATCGTCGGCGCCCAGGCCCGGCACAGCCCCCCCGTCCTCGCGTGTCCGGGTCAGCACCGCTTCGATGAGCCGTGGGTGGACCAGCGGCCGGGCCGCGTCGTGCAGCAGCACGGCGTCGACCCGGCCGCCCGCAATCCGGGGGGCGAGGTGGCGCAGCGCGTTGAGCTCGGAGGCCTGGCGCGTGTCGCCGCCGTGCACGATCTCGACGTCTTCGCCGGTCACCTCGTCGGCGAGTTCGCGGTCCTGCGGCCGGATGACCAGCACGAGCACGCCGATGCCCGGCACGCGCCTGAAGGCGTCCAGCGACCAGGCGACCACCCGCCGGCCCGCCAGGGGCAGGTAGACCTTGTTCAGCTTCGCGCCGACGCGGGTGCCCGCGCCACTGGCCAGCACCACCGCGGCCGCCGTCGTCTCCACGAGCCGCGACACTACCGGCCGCGCTGTCCCGGTAGGTTGGCCACAGCGTTGCCGTGGACGTTGCCGTGGACTAAGAAAGGGCCTGGTGTGGAGCCGGAAGACATCGAGTTCCCCGAGATCACCCCGCCCGACGACCACGCCCGTTCGGCCGCGATCGCGCTGCACGACAAGCTGGTCAAGCCGGCCGGGTCGCTCGGCAGGCTCGAAGAGCTGGGCGTCTGGATCGCCGCCTGCCAGGGCCAGTCGCCGCCGCGGCCGTTCACGCGGCCGCGGGTCGTCGTCTTCGCCGGTGACCACGGCATCGCCGCGAAGGGCGTCTCCGCCTATCCCGCCGAGGTCACCGCGCAGCTGCTGGGCACGATGCTGACCGGCGGCGCCGCGATCAACGTGCTGGCCGCCGCCGCGGGCGCGAGCGTGCGCGTGGTCGACATGGCCGTCGACACCGAAGCTCCCGCGACGCGCTCGATCGGCGAGCACAAGGTCCGCCGCGGTTCGGGCTCCATCGACGTCGAGGACGCCCTGACCGCCGACGAGGTCAAGGCCGCCGTCCGCGCCGGGGTCGCGATCGCCGACGCCGAGGTCGACGGCGGCGCGGACCTGCTCATCCCGGGCGACCTCGGGATCGGCAACAGCACGCCGGCGTCGGTGCTCGTCGCGGCGCTGACCGGCACCGAGCCGGTCGCGGTGGTCGGCCGCGGCTCCGGCATCGACGACGAGGCCTGGATGCGCAAGGCCACCGCGGTGCGCGACGCGCTGCGCCGGGCCCGCCCGGTCCTGGCCGACCCGGTCGCCCTGCTGCGCACGACGGCGGGCGCCGACATCGCGGCGATGGCCGGGTTCCTGGCCCAGGCCGCGGCCCGCCGGACGCCGGTGGTGCTGGACGGGCTCGTCGCGTGCGCCGCGGCCCTCGTCGCCGAAGACCTCGCGCCGGGCGCGCGCCGGTGGTGGGTAGCCGGGCAGCGGACCGCCGAGCCCGCCCACTCCCTGGCGTTGGAGCACCTGGACCTCGGCCCGCTGCTGGAGCTGGACGTCCGCCTCGGCGAAGGCACCGGCGCGGTGACGGCGTTGCCGCTGCTGATGA of the Amycolatopsis sp. NBC_01488 genome contains:
- a CDS encoding IspD/TarI family cytidylyltransferase gives rise to the protein METTAAAVVLASGAGTRVGAKLNKVYLPLAGRRVVAWSLDAFRRVPGIGVLVLVIRPQDRELADEVTGEDVEIVHGGDTRQASELNALRHLAPRIAGGRVDAVLLHDAARPLVHPRLIEAVLTRTREDGGAVPGLGADDVVRVDAGHLVAQVPGAIRVQTPQGFRAGPLLEAYEQAEREGFLGTDTSSCMERFSSLPIRWVPGAPENLKITYPHDLVVAERLLGRGA
- the cobT gene encoding nicotinate-nucleotide--dimethylbenzimidazole phosphoribosyltransferase, yielding MEPEDIEFPEITPPDDHARSAAIALHDKLVKPAGSLGRLEELGVWIAACQGQSPPRPFTRPRVVVFAGDHGIAAKGVSAYPAEVTAQLLGTMLTGGAAINVLAAAAGASVRVVDMAVDTEAPATRSIGEHKVRRGSGSIDVEDALTADEVKAAVRAGVAIADAEVDGGADLLIPGDLGIGNSTPASVLVAALTGTEPVAVVGRGSGIDDEAWMRKATAVRDALRRARPVLADPVALLRTTAGADIAAMAGFLAQAAARRTPVVLDGLVACAAALVAEDLAPGARRWWVAGQRTAEPAHSLALEHLDLGPLLELDVRLGEGTGAVTALPLLMMAARVLAETATHEQAGVSGPVIPATAT